From a region of the Impatiens glandulifera chromosome 4, dImpGla2.1, whole genome shotgun sequence genome:
- the LOC124936423 gene encoding DNA replication complex GINS protein PSF3-like isoform X1 produces MANFYNIDDIMAEEELVPAIFQVSANGVEMLESGEEADKVEQGTKVELPFWLARELQLRQAVSVDIPMCFNKKTKDEIIADAAHVDLRTRSPYFYELGLKIEPIVGDKTIRNLLLGAFAIRYKDVLVKAQTTALALAPKMLTLLTKEEMKLYEAAQSSLIAFKKWRMGGPRFQRASVLGRKRRSNE; encoded by the exons ATGGCTAATTTTTACAATATTGACGACATTATGGCAGAAGAGGAG CTTGTTCCAGCAATTTTCCAAGTATCTGCAAATGGTGTCGAAATGTTGGAATCAGGTGAAGAAGCAGATAAG GTTGAACAGGGTACTAAGGTGGAATTGCCGTTTTGGTTAGCTCGTGAGCTTCAACTAAGACAAGCTGTATCCGTCGATATTCCAATGTGTTTCAATAAAAA AACTAAGGATGAAATAATAGCTGATGCTGCTCATGTTGATTTAAGAACTAGAAGTCCATATTTCTATGAATTAGGACTCAAGATTGAACCCAT AGTTGGTGATAAAACCATTAGAAACTTGCTATTGGGTGCTTTTGCAATTAGGTATAAGGATGTTCTTGTGAAGGCACAGACAACAGCTTTGGCACTAGCTCCCAAAATGTTGACACTCCTAACAAAGGAAGAAATGAAAT TGTATGAGGCTGCTCAATCGTCGCTGATAGCGTTCAAGAAATGGCGGATGGGTGGGCCTAGGTTCCAGAGAGCATCTGTACTGGGGAGGAAAAGGAGATCAAATGagtag
- the LOC124936423 gene encoding DNA replication complex GINS protein PSF3-like isoform X2: MVSKCWNQVEQGTKVELPFWLARELQLRQAVSVDIPMCFNKKTKDEIIADAAHVDLRTRSPYFYELGLKIEPIVGDKTIRNLLLGAFAIRYKDVLVKAQTTALALAPKMLTLLTKEEMKLYEAAQSSLIAFKKWRMGGPRFQRASVLGRKRRSNE, translated from the exons ATGGTGTCGAAATGTTGGAATCAG GTTGAACAGGGTACTAAGGTGGAATTGCCGTTTTGGTTAGCTCGTGAGCTTCAACTAAGACAAGCTGTATCCGTCGATATTCCAATGTGTTTCAATAAAAA AACTAAGGATGAAATAATAGCTGATGCTGCTCATGTTGATTTAAGAACTAGAAGTCCATATTTCTATGAATTAGGACTCAAGATTGAACCCAT AGTTGGTGATAAAACCATTAGAAACTTGCTATTGGGTGCTTTTGCAATTAGGTATAAGGATGTTCTTGTGAAGGCACAGACAACAGCTTTGGCACTAGCTCCCAAAATGTTGACACTCCTAACAAAGGAAGAAATGAAAT TGTATGAGGCTGCTCAATCGTCGCTGATAGCGTTCAAGAAATGGCGGATGGGTGGGCCTAGGTTCCAGAGAGCATCTGTACTGGGGAGGAAAAGGAGATCAAATGagtag